The sequence ATTACAATACCGACGCATGCGCActagaaattgattttaaaaaagACCGGAATTCATTTCTGATTTCTATTTTGATAtaagaaatatgtttatatgTCAAAGAATAACAAGTTATTCGTGAATGTCacgaagaaaaaataatatcccCTGTTTATCACATTTAGTTTCAATCAAATATTCGTTTGCACTcatatagaaaatatgaaagCTATAActtatatatacagggtgagtcactTAACGTTGCCAcctaaaatatctttgttgtttttaaagATACGTCAAATCTCTTAAGGACAAAGTTGAATGGTTTAGTGGGACTCGCATGACACGAAAAAGATTTCTGTTTTTCtgtcattttttttttagagatttcaaggtcaccttgatttttttaaatggaatgaccTATTTTTTTACTGTAGATCGATAAATTATCAAATTCTGAGTATAAAATTGTTGACCTTCGTATGTCCTAAacttgataattaataaaatatttgttttagttTGATTCGCGTAAAGTGGATGTCTCCGAGTGTTCATTCGCGAAGATGGTAGTGTTTATCTGACAATGTTTATCAATATGTCACGTAGcatatatttaagtaaaaccCAATCATATAAATGGATTAAGTACACTTTTATATGTACACGATTAccatatttatacataaaacaaAAGCTAAAGAGAATAAGTGGTATAAAGGTGCATGTTTTTTCTCTATATGAAATAAATCTCTTTATTTATAAACTATCATGTTGTGTGTTTAtaattatgtacaatatatttacttataaaataaatatatacaataacatGTATTTGAGAAGtcaactatattatatattttatttacctgttattttactttattaaatcataattattttcaaataaaaatgagaaatctTACTAtcagatttttaataaaataattgagtcAAAACtaatttacacatttttaagtTACAGTCAACTTATATTTGTCTATTATGactacaattttcataaatattctaacTAATTAAACAGAAAAGCTTTCTCCACATCCACATGTTCCTTTTATATTTGGATTGTTAAAAACAAATTCAGAACTTAATTTAGATTCTACATAGTCCATTTCAGTTCCCAGTAAAGATAATTGTGCCTTTTtgtcaattataattcttaCGCCATCTTGAACAACTTCTTCATCAAGCTTAGATTTTTCTTTGGCATAATCAAGAGTATAACTCAGGCCATTACATCCTCGCTGCTTCACACCAACTTTTAAACCTATCTGAAAAgtagaatattgtttttatgcAATTGtactataattgtattaattaggaaaagtatatacattttgtctaaaatttgtaaaaactaTTAGTTTATTAGGAGCATTTTCTTCAGATTAGAAAATATCGATACATAAACTCTTAAACCATGCTTTTTATTGTCATATACATAAAtaaggtatatattatattacttacaTAGTCAGATTTGTTTTCTAACAACTccttaattttttttactgcATTTGATGTCTGTAACAAAGAGAATTactaaatatagaatataaatataacaaattatataatttatagatgTTTTAATCTTTCATGTATGTAacctataataatatatttacaacagaGTCACATTATGATTAAACACATGTGACACAACAGACTAACACAtgttataattatcatttaagCAATTATAAAGAAGAAAAACTGTATTGTTAGATTTATAGCATGTATAAGAcctttgaaataatatatagttgattaaaaatgaaaaacaattacaagaatgGTAGTTAtcattaaaattctaaataattactGCAAACTCTCGAagcatagaaaaaatatatattaaatttaaaggagctaataatattaaaaacaaacgtAACGTTAACCTCAATGTCAAAATCTATAAGTTTCATTCgcaataatgatattattaacaaaggttaaacataaaaatatacatgtacaACAACCTAAATTGCCAGATGCTATTATCCACTCACTAAAGTAAGCGCTGCCCTTGTAGAAAGTATTTTTCTGCTTTTGACAGCACGAACAGTCGCAGAAGCGACCACAGTAGAACCCATTTTGATTTTAGTAATAATCCATCAACATTGAATACTCTTTAGAACCAACTCTGAGAAAAGAATttctcaaaattaatttttacaacgcatgcgttttcaaataatatcgTTGACAatcattttaaagaaaatttcaattaaagtaGAACCGAAATTTAAAGATAACTAATTCTGCAAagatcattttatattaaattttacaccTTTTCTTTAAATCGTTAACCTACTCTTTCTAGTGGAAAAATTCTACCAATCCAATTCTACCAGGACCTTTTCTGTAATGAAACATAATACTCTTAtctatgttataatattttatgatgtAGATTACAGCACATATATACCCATTAACACGCGTGCGCGCGACGTTgattaatcatattaatgtGTTTGAATTTCTGAcagtttaaaataatgaaaaattacgaTTAATGTACCGAATCTGATCATTCAGATGAGAGTACCAGGTCGCCAGCACTTGACCGTAAAAGGTAAGttgcattttattattcctttttatttactatatgcatttaaaaatattcactaaACATTTGTTTTCTGTTTGTATTCGAATGTGTTTATTgaagtttaataaatttctttatacgtatattttatatacattttttttattttaatgaaaatcacaTGAACTTCTTAATTACTAATGATCATTTTTGGTAATTGTatgatattttgtaataaaactttattatataaataaatttaactgaTTTTCTGAgattctatttcaaatattttctttttaatattgttaGGTATTCAGAATTAGAttcccttttcttctattattgatacaatatagaaattagaATTATGGAAAAGTCTACAAATCACTTTGCATGGGCTCATAAACTGGGATGTCCACCATCAATATGCAACGATTCTGTGAAAAAAgtgtttgtataaattttttgatgttattcagaaatataatttaagaaaattgaaCCTTACAATTGTATACTTTATAGAAATAGCATAACTAATATCATGATGacacatatatttataactaaattttTTGGCAGATTATGCGCAGGTATGGGTGCATTTTTATGGGAAGAATTAggtaatgtaatatttactgCTGATGAAGTAAAAACAGtaaggaaaaatgtattattataccaATTAAGAACAGAAACACCTAACAAAATTGTGCAATGTATGCAAAACATGCAACAGCTGAAATCAGCCAGAAAAGatatgaaaaatcgaatatctAAATTAGAAAAGGATTATGAACACGTAGATTTTGCACTTAGACAAAAAGGTATGTTTAATGTTGAagcacataaaaaaatatatatgtaatatattattttttcagtaCAAAAATTACAAGATATAAAATCCATGCGTTCACAAATGAaggtaaagaaaaatttgcttaatatgaaatatgatcAAACTGCTACACAGGTTCAAGACTGCAAGAAGATGAGAGTAATTTGTCAACGTTTAATGCCAGGTACTAGCAAAGAGTTAGATACTAAATTGTTAATAGAAACATCAAATACATTGATAAATCTTCGGGCTGGAGCAAATAAAAGAGAAGTAGgtgtttaaataaatgtatatagaaTACAGTAGAGGTGTATTATTTGTACTATTCTTTTAGGTATTGGATGCAATAAAAAGTAatcttaataatattgaagtacCTACGTTATGGCGTCATTTGTATCAAAATTTAACTCAACATTTGGACACATTACTCAAAACATTAATCAAATCAGAAACTGCGAAACCTTTGAACACAcatataaaagatattaatcTTGATATTGCCAAAATATATGGTGAACAGATTTCCATGGTTGCAAAGAAATTGTGGTATCAGGCAAAAACAAGGAACCACCAGGAAAGTATTCTTGAATTTACAGAGAAAATTGAGGTGAGTTTAGTCAAGTTTATCTCTTGAACTTTAATTTACATGTGTGAAAATAAGTGTAACCAGTGACTCAGCAAGTATAAGGGGTCTCGACTTCAATGATATTGTTGTTGTGCTGATGTGTTCTTATTTATGTGGAATCAGAGTTAAGGAGTCATCTTATATTTGtctattacatattatttcaaatgtaaaataaacGCTATTTCAGAAAGCTACAAACGATTCTGAAGATGTCATCACATGGTTGGCACTAATATTAGAAATCTGTAAATTAGaaactgaagaaaaatatttagtaaaggAAATTAGCGAGATTCGAgaagatttaaatgaaaatgctACATTTGCATTTAATTTAGCTGAACTGACTtcagaaatacaaaatattgataaGGAAATagtatgttaatattaaaaaaaaaatcatacattattaattacatttaacattaattatgaACCAATTTTAGGTAAAATATACAGAATGTATACAgcaatcatttattcattttaagtCATTACCAACACATATTATGAAAACAAAGgatgaaataaatttagtaTTACAACAAATATTAGAACTTCGAAACAGTGCTTATGATTCTGCATGGTTGAAAAATTCTTCTGGGACCGAATTAAATACATTCTATAACACTTTAGATCTCAATGCTTTGAGAAAAGTTACATTGAAAGGCGATATTGGAACTTATAGGTTTGATTCTTGAGATTgattattttagttattttacttgatatatttaatataaaatttgtttatattgtgCAATATTTTTAGGCATAAAAAAAGATGTTTTGCTGAAGCTTCTGTCTCAGTTACCAATTCTCATACTTCAAATATTGTTTGCTATTTTCCAATGATTCAAACACCTATATATTCTCTACTAGaatgttacaaaaatttaactttaacGTTTGTTTACAAAAGATTTAATCCTTCAGAAGTTAAAGAAAGTTTAGATGTATTGCCAGTGCCTGTATTACAGCATAAAGGAAATAATGctaatgtaattgaaatattaaatttatcaaaaactGCAAATACAAAAACGAAAAGTGAAAttgacaaatttaataaattactacaTGATTGGTAAgtaattcattaagaaaaatatttttacttttcaagGAAAATTACTATTCATATTTATGTTATCTTTATAGGGTACATCGTACTGTTGAAAAAGCAATGGATATTACTGATAATACTGTGGATAATGCAACTTTTTCAGAATGGGTTGAACGTTATAATTTactgttatatatatttcagaaatctaaataatattttgtatatttttttatcttattatattatatatttcttacaacataaagttttataataattttgaactGTTATTGAGTATCAAATTTTCCTTGGCTGATCATATGGTTACGAGATATAAAAACTAATCATTTCGCAATGAACCAAACTATAATACtttaaaacagaatattttttttttgttcaaaatatttgtaatattccattgatttaaatgtaaatattcaaatgtttatacaatgtataataatactatgtgcagatttatttaaaagttggagtatttaaatatacgaataattaaaatatttaataaacatattttgaaGTTAtgagtatttaaattttatgctAAATTCtaccaatataaatatgaatgaaataaaaataactaatttcttcaatactgtaaaatattaatcacgATTATAATAGcacaaatttatgaaataaaatacatacagtgtatataataaatttaaataaaagatttttttatataaatctttatcaaatttcatttaagagAAAGACAAGTTTTTAACAATTCTTGAAACTGAATTTGTGACaggtttaatttgaatttgtttatttgtccATATTTTTGTTCTCTTACAGAGTGTGCTCATGGTACaaatcaatgaattttaagacaATATCTGGAAGAAGCTGAGATAAGCTATGAATCTGTTAATTCTGAAAAGCATCATTGACAGGCTCGTCATCGTCTTCATCTTCTTCCCCTTCACTTTCAAACGTATTGTCCGGTATATCGTACAATCTTATCATCGGCTTATTTGGATCTTTCATTATAAGATATTTTCCATCTTTCTGCTTCATACAAATGTCAATAATACATCTTAAAATACCCCAAGCATTATCCATATTAAGATTGATTTGTGTTGCAAATTCATTTGGTTTATACTGCTGAGTACCAAGGATAACATGTTTACTAGAATCTCTAACCATTGCTCTTGATACATATCCAAACTTCAATTGATCAGAGCCAGCTAATAATGCTTGGACAGTCCATTTTGCTAATTTGCATGCATTATTACGTAATTCGTTTGCCAGTACCGCACCACGTTGAGTATCTAATTTTTGTCTCCATTCCACACCATTGGCCAATTTTGAATCCCATTCGTTTAATGCTTTAATAGTCAAAAACTGCATTTCATTGTTAGGTCCTTGCATAACAGCGTCATGTTCACATCTTGCAATGAGAACAATTCCATTATTTAAATCCCATTTTCTGTATCGATATGCTACACTAGCAACATCGCCTTCTTCCTCTTCCGAAATGAACGGGTTTCCTTCATCAAATTTATATCGAGGTTCACTGGATTTCAATACTTGCTGCGAAAAATTGTGATTGATGAATGTAGCTTCCAGAGCCAAATTTCTAggagaatttaaagaatttccATCATCTTGTGGAGGTTCGACGCTAGTTTCATTCACAGTTAGCAAATCAAATTCAGTGTTATCACGCTtatcaaagaataatttatctccaattttttcaattacaatatcCCAAGAGTAGTTACTTCGAGTACAACACATAATTGTTGCTAAAATCGCATCTGTAGCATAGACATTTCCTTCTGTTTTTGAGAGTTTGCGGACTACTGGATCATCAGTAGTTGTCACTGTatggaaaattctatcaattCTTTGTAATGGTTTTTCACTCTTGACATTTACTCGGTCATAAGTTTTATCATAATACTCAAGGGAACCACAGCACAAAATATCTTCACCATCTTTAACACCAGGTAAAGATAATTTTGTCAAGCGAGGAAAATCCATTTCTTCGATAGTTACCCAATCAGGTCTTACAGTGACAGATGCATCGCGAATTTTAATGGGAGGTTGATTTTTATGATTGCGCAACCCTTGCTGTCTACCCCATCGTTTTGTTTGACCTTTGCGTTCTCTTTCACGAAGTTTCAGTTTACTAAGCTGTTGCATCTGGCTCAGGGCACCCCGTTGACCACCACGACCACGTAAGTTTCTCTGATTATGTCGGAAGCGACCACCTCGTTGATAAGGTGGTTTTTGCACACGTGTTGTATCAACCAAATGGAATGTTGTTTCATCTTCATCATGATAATATGCATATTGACTGCCTGAACCAAACTGCGATGTATACTTgtctataaaaataagaatttctccattaatacaaaataaatacattctttcattaattttaataatgtaatcataaacatacaaatatataaattaatataaatatatcaaaaatataaatttatacattttcctTAAAGTGGCCATTGTatccaaaaaattaaaatatattaattgcttaagaAAAGTTGATCTTTGAATAAagctattgttaatatttatcatctatcatattatatgtaattgttatagggaacatttttatgaaattttagtaaaatatatttctaataataatgttagatcaaatattttctatattaattcaataaaaaaaatatatataagttctaatattatataaaaaacatataaatatataaatattctaaatattgaatataattaattttcaatgaaataaaatattataaaagaagcTAGTTTCATAATGCGCTACAAATTTCAGTTATTGAGGTAAATTTTAATtgctatttattaataattaattaattctaggATTGTGAAAAGCTGTCaatgattttaattataaaaagcaAATTATATCACATTCATAATTAATACGTCCAGAAGTAGTCTACAATGTGGTAGATGACGATTTCACTGTAGACAGCGATACAGGTtaagtaaaaatgaatattacttaCTGTGGAATTTTTTGTCCTGAAAAGCTGGAGTTGTCCAGTCGGATATCTATgttaaaaagtaaagaaatacatatgtgaaaaatactttttaaattacgTTTAAGCTAAAAAAGAGTATATGACAAACCTTGCCCAATCTGTCGCCTTTCGAAAATGGTTGATAAGGTATATCTTTGAATTGGTCAGGTAATTCGCAAGGACCCCATCCATTAGGGTTGTGCTGAATTGCAGGTGCTTGAAAATGAGCTACCTCTTCTTCTTTCTGGACATGATCGTCCAGCATTACCACGTCGCCCGTCATTCTGTAGTTTTGTAATATGAAGGACACAAGACACGGTAGTACATCCGCTTGCCGGAAGGACCGGCGACGCCATGATGAAATATAAGGTGTATTCATACACcgctaaatattatatttgtccATGTCGtgtgaatataaaaatgtaagaaCGAGATTTAAGCTCAACATATTCTGTatcgataattgtaaaaaatgaaaCTCAGAATAAATACTAATGTCTACTTTAAAAGAgtacttgaatattttagatCAGAAAGGTAtagctttttttatattttacttttgtatggtgcattttttcataaaattattgaataatttcaagttttaaaaatttgttcaacataagttttcattatttgtatattaatataattgtctCTTCTTTCTAGTGTCAGATGATATCCCTTTACTCCCAAAAAACGTCTGAAGTGATTGcatgttaaaatttaataaaataaggatCATGTATGTTTCCTCCTTGTAATTTCGTATTTTGGAAATTCGTATCGAAAAGAAACAGTGAAAGTAAGCTAacggaaacaaaaataaaatagtctTCGTTACTACCGAGTTCTACAAAGTTGTTTTGCATTATGGTTGTGTTAAAATTAtcgttttaatataaaaatcaaatcattttttattatgaattacttAGTTATGTgacaaattatttctttcatgtAATAACttgtacatatataattataaacttttgtaaaataataaactatttataaaaGAGTCATATATTGACtgtctattaaactatatagtatcaGTACAGGTCTCAATTTCTCCCTTCTCGTTTCTCGCAATTTTTCGCATATTTCCTTTATGTATTTTTTGTGTCTTGCGTGTCTAAAAAGATTACAATTGTGATATATGTAAACGTATTGAAACCATAtaaagaatttcattaatatctGATTAATAAATACTTACTTATCAATAATGACTTGTATACTCTTAAGAAAATCTTGATCTTCCTCATCAATTTCCAAAAAACTTATAATTGTTCTGATCACACTCATTTCTAAAGATATTGCAAAAATTTCGATCGGAATTTTATATGCAATTCTTTGTAAATATGTTGACATCTGagcaaatatagaatttttcaaactcCTCCTAAAACTACCAGAAAGTTTGTCCTTTTCTGACAAAATAAAGTTAACGTTAATGTTAATCGGATTACTATTGCTTAAAAAGTTTTCGTTTGTTGCTGCTTTACTCTCTGATCTGTTTAAAATGGGTATAGATGTGTCTAATCTTTGGAAAAATTCTCCGACCTCTTGAGTTGCTATTCTCTTTTCTTGAAATCTATCCCGTTCCCAACTGTGGACTCTCATACTTCCTTTCTCGCTGGCTTTTAAAATAACAACTTGATTGATCGAATGTTCTCTGCAATATTCGAGAATTTCTTCAACGGATGCTAAATCTAAAGTTGTAACTTTCAGTCCAAAACTCCACAATTCTTTCAAGAGATTTATCATCTCTTTCTCTCGATGAGGATTGCCCAAGCAGGAAATGGCAACATCGATACCATACTTATTTTCTGAGGATTCTGATGTCTCCAAAACAGCAGAAACAAGTTTCTCTAATGATATACTGATTCCAACACCGTACTGCTTAGTTTCTTTGCTGGCCATTTCTGTACGTTCAAGAATTTTCCTAAAAGAAGATAGCATTTTGTCGTAACGTCCACCTGCTGCTATCACTTCTTCTCCGCATTTTCTTCTACGCCGTTTAACTTCGCAcgttatttgataaattatacCACTATGTTGATTTATATTATGTACCAAAAGGGGTACCACTACTACTGACCACTGAAagatgtaatatttattatgtttttaaatgattatattaagttatattaggaaaaaaaacattataattaaacacAATACATAGTAAATCTATAAACTATTTTTTCCACTGTATTATCTTACCTTAATACCTAATAGTTCAATATATTCCATTACAGTCTCGATTTCTTTTAGTCCTTCTTTAGCTAATGTTGCGGCGTCTCCTTTTCTTTTAGTTATAGTCTTCAACACACTATGAATTTTAGCAATAGAACTCTCAGtctcaaataaattgaataacgtTTCCATGGCTTGATCAGTCAGACAAAGGCTTATTAAATGCGTTTGTATTTGAAATCTAGAAAACTTTCCATCGCGTGCATCTTgaagaatagaataaatatctTGATACTTTTCTTGATCAATTCCACAATACATTAACACAGCTTTTAGTAAGGAAGCATGATTTAGGCGAATCGTGAAATTCCGTTCTTGTAACGAGGGCAATTCGTTTATCACTTCCCAGACAATATGTATTAATTCAGCttccattaataaattattagcagTAGGACTTATTATGTCGAATGCACATTCATAAAGTTCTCGGGGATGGAAGCCCAGAACCTATGGAATGTAAACGTGTATCAAttgtaaacaaaaattgataccattgtaaatatttaaaaacaaataataaaaaaaaactataatgaagatgataaagttattttaaatatgtttataagctgtattaaattttaataataacattttaaaactaTTATCATAGAGAATAAACAAAGTGACTTAGTACCTACGATATAGAGtggaataaagaaattaatgaaaatcatCAAGGTCAtttgttacaaataaatatgtaagtagaaagaaaaatttgtaagtaCCTTCTTTTCTCTGAAAACTCTTTCAATGGCATATCTTCTGATGTGCAAAACATTATTCCAAACTACGTATCTTGCAAAAGGAGCACGTAGATCATGGGGAATACAAACAACGTTTCCGTTACGAGTCATTAATTTTACACTTGAATCTGAAAAACTACAAAACTGTCGCGACTTCGGCATCAAGAGCGGCGTGTCTAAATAAATGCCACcgtgtttttgaaaaatttcaatcacTTTGCACTTCACTCTCTCTTGATATTTTTTCCAAGACAAAAAATTTATACGACTCCTACTAGGTAAATTCATATCATATGTGATATCGTCTGCCGGTGTAACTTCTTGCATAAAACAacacgaaattaaatatttatacgctTTGCTCTGGTTGTTAGAGAGTGTACGTCGAATCATTTCTTGTAATTCGGTTTCTTCGAGACGCGGAGGAGGTAAATATTCCGAAGAGAGAAGTTCTTGTGCTGTAGGTCGTTGACTGGGATCGTGGTTTAATAACCATCTGCAATTgtgagatattttatttaattagttaaaaTTATGTATCTGGTTATGTATTAAATACCTAATAAATGCCTTTAACATCACTCTAATATTACCAccaatagaaaaaaattattacatagtTAGAATAAAGAGGTttgtaatacaataaaatttatttaatatttaccgtAGGATATGAGTTTGCAACGTCATATCTGGCTGCTGCATTTCTGGGGGAAATATGATTTCTTTTAACCGTAAATTGAGCAAAATCGTAATTCGTTCCATTCCTGTTGTTAACGGCTTGTAactcatttcaaataatattattccgaGACTATAAATATCAACTTTTTGATTGTAAATAGCTTTTACCGCTTTCGTTGTAAGCTCCGGCGCTACATACAATGCCGTGCCCACTTGTCCTGTTAAAGAACCCACGTCTTCTGTACCAAAACTAAATCCTAGAAAATcacttattaaaatattatccctaaattaagaaaaaaaaagaaattatattttccaataaaattaaaaatatttatttacatcatATAAGAATTTTAAGGCATATAAGTCGTTTCCTAGATTAAAGTAAGTACACAGGTGAAACTGGTTTCCAATCtaattacattaaactattaatgtaaatagtaataataaaataatatgtagactgatttattagtaaaaattaatgtatataaatcatATGATATTTACCTTTTTCCATAGTTTGCGATTCTTTGTCAATCTCCATAGTCTGGACAAATGATGAAAATATGTTTGTTGTAGCTAGGCCAAAATCTCCAATCTTTACATGATCATtgctatccaaaaatatattcacTGGTTTAAGATCTCTGTGTATCATGCCTTGTTGGTGGATATGTGCTAAACCTTCAACAATTTCTCGGAATAGTCTCCATACTCTTTCTTGATCTTCATAGAGACCTCCATCGATAGCTGTTCGAAGAGTGCTCTTTTCacaaaattccatttgaatatACATAAACTGAATCTCTCTTGTTGtttcttttgatttatttgcaTCTTCACTTTCATCTTCTTTCACGCTGGACAAAGATTCTTGAAAATTCGAATCTCTTTCAAATTCTATACTATCGGAAGAATCTATTCTTAACAAATTTCGCATtctggaaaataatttatgattattgtttaattttctacattttttgtaaaaatttcattatcttttaaACTTATgttcatataaatttcatttatgattCTAAAACTTGTACAGttccaaaagaaaattaataca comes from Nomia melanderi isolate GNS246 chromosome 7, iyNomMela1, whole genome shotgun sequence and encodes:
- the Gcn2 gene encoding eukaryotic translation initiation factor 2 alpha kinase Gcn2 isoform X2, with the protein product MSCESFKDRQENEIEVLKSIFGDEFCDLRRGKNKRKWQPLDILVTLIPQRGMSGPAEVYAQIDLHVTCSDKYPDEVPHIELQNSRGLSNQQVGVLYSELVDLTTRLRGEVMIFELAQHVEKYLHKNNKPGYSSFYEEMVSRRQEKIELEMVEKQLQEDKERQDEIQKRQEALKAESRNRKESIRLSNDRSENPSQAVLFPPQERLRLYSRRRCASSSESSDGFLCEHRGTKLLHFDHNKDERQIYRGKCMGHSTKGSVVYAGVDMISGELFAISEWTFKKNNNIDENNMQHITKQIGSLEQEINHLYKLHHPNLVHYLNMKYLQNEDETLLYVLQEFVIGTSCSFFLLENIPVDIDLLRYLATGILFALKYLHDNNVVHKDLRDTSIYIDRAGTVKLSDYSLNKRLTDIYQTCTIVKPEQDFPSIQGRGGKKADIYRFGVLMFSLLNGVIASGDKIDPTMINQPDLQDFLQKCLINDERKRWSAEQLLQHTFIKAPLARTLSPPKIPRREEQENHEPEETDADIRQYVPPLGGHSRITNEFEVLEWLGKGAFGDVLKVKNKLDGGIYAIKRIELNPKNKQLNRKITREVKLLSRMNHENVVRYYNSWIESATITDETEKECETPLEKKNKDLLNHLGTDDIEKLAPPLQDVEWNISYKSRTNTTLPQDSDEDNSDASSDTDSDEDCAFLMRNLLRIDSSDSIEFERDSNFQESLSSVKEDESEDANKSKETTREIQFMYIQMEFCEKSTLRTAIDGGLYEDQERVWRLFREIVEGLAHIHQQGMIHRDLKPVNIFLDSNDHVKIGDFGLATTNIFSSFVQTMEIDKESQTMEKGFSFGTEDVGSLTGQVGTALYVAPELTTKAVKAIYNQKVDIYSLGIILFEMSYKPLTTGMERITILLNLRLKEIIFPPEMQQPDMTLQTHILRWLLNHDPSQRPTAQELLSSEYLPPPRLEETELQEMIRRTLSNNQSKAYKYLISCCFMQEVTPADDITYDMNLPSRSRINFLSWKKYQERVKCKVIEIFQKHGGIYLDTPLLMPKSRQFCSFSDSSVKLMTRNGNVVCIPHDLRAPFARYVVWNNVLHIRRYAIERVFREKKVLGFHPRELYECAFDIISPTANNLLMEAELIHIVWEVINELPSLQERNFTIRLNHASLLKAVLMYCGIDQEKYQDIYSILQDARDGKFSRFQIQTHLISLCLTDQAMETLFNLFETESSIAKIHSVLKTITKRKGDAATLAKEGLKEIETVMEYIELLGIKWSVVVVPLLVHNINQHSGIIYQITCEVKRRRRKCGEEVIAAGGRYDKMLSSFRKILERTEMASKETKQYGVGISISLEKLVSAVLETSESSENKYGIDVAISCLGNPHREKEMINLLKELWSFGLKVTTLDLASVEEILEYCREHSINQVVILKASEKGSMRVHSWERDRFQEKRIATQEVGEFFQRLDTSIPILNRSESKAATNENFLSNSNPININVNFILSEKDKLSGSFRRSLKNSIFAQMSTYLQRIAYKIPIEIFAISLEMSVIRTIISFLEIDEEDQDFLKSIQVIIDKHARHKKYIKEICEKLRETRREKLRPVLILYSLIDSQYMTLL